The Nonlabens sp. Hel1_33_55 genome contains the following window.
CGTGGAAATCCACGTGTATCTGCGGCATCCACTGATTGTACACTTTCAAACGCTGCTGGGATTCAACTTGCGTTGCCCAAGCCCAATCGCGGTTCAGGTCAAACAAGTAATGGTTAGGACGACCACCAGGCCATGGTTCGTTGTGCTCTGCTGCAATTTGTAAAGGATCGTAAGGTTTGCTGGCTACCTGATTGTACCAGTTCGCATACCTGTCGCGACCGTCTGGATTCACACAAGGATCGATGATGATGACCGTATTATCCAGCCAGTCTTTTTTAGTAGTAATCAATTCATACAGCGTCACCATAGAAGCCTCCGTACTGCTGGCCTCGTTACCGTGCACGTTGTAGGACAGCCATACAATGGCTTTGTCAGACGTTGCATCACCTTCTATAATTCCCGTTTGAGCCAAATTATTTTTTCTGATTTGCTCGATGTTGTTTTGGTTGGCAGGACTGGTCACGATCGCATACGTCAGCGGTCGGCGTTCGTTCGTCTTCCCGTATTCCTGATAGGTCACCATATCGCTATTTGCCGCGACGTGTTCAAAGTACCGCACCACATCAGCATGGCGGGAGAACTCGGTTCCTATTTCATAGCCTAGGAAATCGGCTGGAGATTGTAGTTGTGCCTGCACAGCCAAAGCAGCCAGCAAGAAAAAGCTTAAAATAACAGATTTGCGCATGAATCAAATTTTGAATTGCTAAGCTACTTAATAAACGGGAATACCTTTTTGGAAAATAGCCATGGGTTATTCACGAGTTATTTAGTTTTTGGATGATTTCGCTTTCGCGAAAGCAGAATATGATGAGCTTGTTGCAAGAAAACAGCTCGTTCTCGACACTTCGACAAGCTCAGCGCGGCGCTGCTGCTCGAACCGGCTTGCATTTGATACTTTACACTGAACCTTGTAAACCAGTATCGAGCGGCAGTCGAGATATGGTTTGAACACAATGACATTCTCTTAGATAAATCGCTCGTTCTCGACTGCCGCTCGAACCGGCTAGTATTTTCTATGCTACGATCCCAGTAAACCAGTGTCGAGCGGCAGTCGAGATATGGTTTTTGTTACCATCTTCATAACATGTTCAATAGCTTCCACATATACATCCTAGAATGCGCTGATGGAAAACTATACACCGGAATCACCAGCAATCTTGAACGTAGATTATTAGAGCATCAAACAGGTTACCGAGAAACAGCCTATACATTCAGCCGCAGACCGGTCAAGTTAGTATTTCAAGAAGCTATCGGTGATTTGTTCCAAGCCTTACACTACGAAAAACGAATCAAAAAATGGTCTGCCAGTAAAAAGCGCGCGCTGATCAACGGTGATTTTGATCGACTAAAGTTATTAGCATTATGCCAGAATGATTCTAGTAGCGCTTTTGTTTCTTCAGATTATGTTCCTAAAAAACTTCGTGGTAGATAATCCGCTCGTTCTCGACACATCGACAAGCTCAGTGCGGCGCTGCCGCTCGAACCGGCTTGCATTTTTCAACTTACAATCTCTACAAACCAGTATCGAGCGGCAGTCGAGATATGGTTCTTGCACAATGACATTCCCACAATGAATCCGCTCGTTCTCGACTGTCGTTCGAACCGGCTAATGTATTCCATGTTACAATCCTTGTAAACCAGTATAGAAACACATTGATATTGTTATCAAGATGCTTGTAATCCAATATCTAGCGGCAGCCTGCCTGCAGCAGGCAGGTCGAGATATGGTTTGAGTTCAATACTATTCACTAATACAACCGTTACTATCTTTGCGTTATGGCACAAAAAATAGGACTTGCACTTGCTGGTGGTGGTGCGCGGGCATCTGCTCATATTGGTGTACTGCAGGCATTGAACGAACATGATATTTTTCCTGACGAAATCTCGGGTGCCAGTGCTGGTGCGATGATAGGCGCTTTGTATTGTCACGGCTATTCTCCGTTAGAAATTCTAGAGCTTTCCATGCAAGAAGAATTTGTACGCATCTTCAAATTCCAACTCTTGACAAGAGAATGGAACCGTCTATCGATGCTTAAAAGACTGCTCCAAAAACATCTTCCCGAAAATAGTTTTGAGGCCATGAAGATTCCGTTACATGTTTGCGTGACCAACCTCAACAAAGGTGTCAGCGAATACTTGAAGGATGGCGATTTGACTACCAGCATCATCGCATCGTGTGCCGTACCGGTGATCTTTAAACCGGTTATTTTTAATAACACCACTTATGTGGATGGTGGCGTTCTCAATAACTTGCCAGTAGAGCCATTAATGAATCGCGGCATGAAAACTATGGGCGTAAGTATTTGTCCACATGAAGAACTAGAAACGATTAAGGGAATTCGCGAGATCAGCGAGCGTGTCTTTCAGCTTAATGTGTGGAGTAATACAGAACATCGCCTGCGGCAATGTGATGTAGCTCTTGAAGTAGAAGACTCATTTACCTACGGTATGTTTGATGTGAAAAAATCTGAGGAGTTATTCAAGATAGGCTACGATTGTGCGATGAAGCAAATGCCACAAATTATCGAGGGACTTTCCTAAGTCGTGTAAAACCCTACAAACTTTAAAGCATTCCTCAACAGCATCTGCTATTTAAAAAACTAGCTATAAGTAATTTACATCGCAGTAATAGCAATTGATTTTCGTTTTATAGAGCGCTTTTTTGAACCTATCTTTGTACAAACAAGTAACCTATGAGGATCTGTCTTTTCCTACTATTTATATTTTTTGCTGCGAGTTTGCAAGCACAACAAAACTTTACCGTAGATCGTGGCGATACTAATCTGTGGCAGGATTTCACCTATGATATGGGAAATGTCTTTCAAGGTGTGGGATTTGCCTATAGCAGGCCGCTGTATTGGGATGGTGGTGATGCTTTGATTGCTGGTGGCGTTGCTGCGACGACCTTTGGAATTTTTCTTATTGATGATGATATTAATAGAGAGTTTTTGAGCCATAGAGATCAGGTGCCACCTTTATTGTTGGATTATGGGAACTATGCAGGCGCACCCCAAAACAACTACGGACTTACCGGCGCGATTTATCTCACTGGCTTATTCACACGCAATGAGAAATTGAGACGTACGGGTGTACTGCTCATATCATCTGCCACGGCGACTGGATTTTTCCAACAGTTAACTAAATCGGCTACGGGTCGTGCGAGACCTGGCGGTAATTTTGGAAAGAACCATTTCAAGCCATTTGGTGGTGAGTCCGTTTATAGATCCTTTCCATCGGGTCATGCGGTATTGACTTTTACTAATGCTCATGTTATTGCAAAGCAGTTTGACAATGCATGGGTCAAGGCAGGTATTTACACCATAGGAGCGATTCCTGGATTGTCTCGCATTTATGACAATCAACATTGGGCCAGCGATGTTTTCTTGAGTTGGGCCTTAAGTTACTTTATGGTAGAGGCGATTGATCTCTATTTGGATCGCAAGTACGAGCAGAAATACAATGACGATCGCGTTGGAAAACCTTCGCTTGATCTCAATTTCTCACTCACTAGTGTAGGTGTGAGTTACAGTTTCTAACTATTTCTTTTTGAGAGTTGATATAGTTACGCTTTCCTGTCTGCCGACAGGCAGGCGCGAAAGCGTACTCCTTTTCAATTTTAAATGCGTGCGAAAAGCTATTTTGCGGCCACAATCACCACTGACAATAAATCACCCAATTATGGAATTCAACCTCACCGAAGTTATCGGTTATCTGGCCAGTCTTTTTGTACTGCTTTCTTTTTTCAACAAAGACCTGCGCAAATTGCGCATCGTGAATTCCGTGGGTTGTGGTTTGTTCGTAGTGTATGGTATTTTGCTGGGCAGTATTCCTATTATTCTCACTAATGTGGCTATCTTGATGGTAAATGCATATTACCTATTTATAAAGAAAGAGAATATAAGACCCGAAGAAGAACTAGAAAACTAGAACAGCCCAACTTCTAGGCTTTACAGGCACTGCAAGGCTTTGCCGTGTAAATGTCGGGTTTAAATACAGTAAAATATTTCATGAAAGCCCTGTTTCATCCATAACATTGTCTCAACCAAATGAAACAGATCATGAAACAACCACAACTGGGCGACTACATCGCCAACCTGCGAAAAGAGCAAGGACTCACCCAAGAAGAATTGGTAGAATTGTGCAACATCAATGTACGCACCATCCAGCGTATTGAAGCTGGCGATGTCACACCGCGCAATTATACGATCAAGAATATTTTACAAGCTTTGGGAAGTTCTTATGACGAAATCACTCAAGAACTTCACGAGAAACCTAAAGCTGAACAAGCTCCAGAAAACATGTTGAAGAATCCTAAAAATGGTTTGTGGATCGCGATAGCTGGAATGGCCTACGTACTTACCTCGCTTCCATTAACAATGATTGATTTGTCACTCAACTTTTTTGATCATGCTTTGGTGACATCCAATAACCGATTTTTCATAGCAGTGCTTTATTGCATACTAGCAATTCTCTTTTACCTAGGGTTTTCCTTCAACTTGAAATTTAAATCACCACTATTGAAAATATCTGCTATCGTATATCTAATTGCACTCCTGTTTGCTGAGATTTTATTCATGGACATGTACAATTCTAGCGTCAATGCCTCTTTTGATGCCTTTAACATAGGAATGAGCATTGTAATATCTATTCTATTTGCTATTGCCATCGGCTTATTAAGCATACCATTTATTCAAAATAGAGGTCGCTTCTCGCGCCCGTATAAATATTTAGGGTATCTATTAATTATAGCAGCAGCTTTTAACCTAACTGTACTGCTATTTCCTATCGGAAGTTTGCTCGTTACCCTATTTGAGGTAATGATTGTAATTTATTTTATCCAGAACCACAAAGCTTTTGCGAAAGCTAAGAACCCAGACTAGCTGAATCTTTTCAAATTCTCCACCTGCATTTCAATGGCGGTTTTGAATTCGCTTTTGAGCCTATCGATAAGCTCGTGAGCAGGAACAGTATCTTTTATGGTGGCGACACCTTGACCAGCACTCCAGATGGTTTTCCAAGCTTTAGCCTCGGTATCCATTTCTTTACCAAAATCGATCTTCCCTGTAGCTTTCAATTGTTCCTCAGTGATTCCTGCGGCATGTAAGCTTGCTCCTAAGAAGTTGGCACTTACTCCAGAAATTGCTGCCGTATACACCACGTCAGATGATCCAGCCTCGATGATCATCTGGCGATATTCATCGGTAGCTTTAGATTCGTTTGTATTGATGAATCGGGTGCCCATGTAGGCCAGGTCGGCTCCCATTTGAAGCGCACTGGCTACATCCTGACCAGAACTCATCGCTCCAGAAAGCATAATCACGCCATCAAAAAAGGAGCGTACTTCACGTATAAACGGCATAGGGTTCAACGTTCCTGCATGACCACCAGCACCAGCACAGACAAGTATCAATCCGTCAACGCCAGCTTCTTGAGCTTTCTCGGCATGTCGTTTTTTGATGACATCATGAAAAACGAGACCGCCATAACTATGTACTGCATTCACCACATCCTTGACCGCTCCTAGCGAGGTGATAATCAAAGGAACCTTATGCTTCATGCAAACCTTCAAATCTGCCTCCAATCGCGGATTGCTTCCATGAACAATCAGATTCACTCCATAGGGCGCTGCTTTCTTACCGGTTTCTTCTTCCCACTTTTTGAGCTCGGTTTCTATTTGGAAAAGCCATTCTTCAAAACCTTCTGTAGATCTTTGATTCAATGCTGGAAAAGTTCCGACGATTCCGTTTTTGCAGCATTCAATCACCAGGTCTGGTCCAGAGATTAAAAACATGGGCGCTGCTACTACGGGTAAAGAAAGTCTATCGATTAGGGCTGTTCCTGTCATGGGTGTTTGATTTTTTATAAAGTTACAAGGAAAATTGTTTACTGATTCTGGATTTCGGAGTTAGGATTGGGGATTTTTGATTTTATGAATGTCTAGCCATTTCAATCAACAGCGCTGCGCTGAGCTTGTAGATGTGTCAAGAACGAGCGGTTTTATAGGTAACAAGATTGTGTTTAGAGTCATATCTCGACCTGCCTGCGGCAGGCAGGCTGCCGCTCGATACTGATTTACTGAGATTGTGATAGAATCATGTCTGGAATAACGCTCGATACTGGTTTTAAAAAGATTAAAATAAACTGAAAAGACAGCCGATTCGAGCGGCAGTCGAGAACGAGCGGTTCTATAAGAAATAAGATTGTGCTGTAGGCAGGCTGCCGCTCGATACTGGTTTATAATCATTGAAATAAACTGAAAAGACGGCCAGTTCGAGCGGCAGCGCCGTACTGAGCTTGTCGATGTGTCGAGAATGAGCGATTTGAGTAAGAAAATTTCATCGTGCTGCAACCATATCTCGACTGCCGCTCGATACTGGTTTACTGAGATTTTGCTAGAATCATGTCTGGAATAACGCTCGATACTGGTTTTAAAAAGATTAAAATAAACTGAAAAGACAGCCGGTTCGAGCGGCAGTCGAGAACGAGCAATCTGAGCAAGGAAATCTTATAGTGATAGACTTCTACTGAATATTGAATGATCTAAACGGTAAGATTATAAAGCATAATAAGTTGACCTCATCTGAGTTGCTTTGAAAAGACCTCGATTTAAGTTAGCAAATTCACAATTGACTCTGAGGAAAACTCCTATGTCTTATGTTTGCGGCATGCAAAGAATGAAGTGGCTTGTTGTAATGATGATGTTTCTCGCTTTCGCGAAAGCGAACTCACAAAAATATACGTTATCAGGCACCGTCACTGAAGCTTCCAATGGTGAGACCTTACTCAATGTCAACATCCTGATTCCAGAACTAGGAACAGGTACCATTTCTAACGAATACGGCTTCTACTCCATCACGCTGGATGCTGGTTCTTATGAAATTGTGTACAGTAGTATAGGATTTCAAACCGTCACAAGAACCGTGGTTCTAGATCAAAACCTGCAACTCTCTATCAAAATGACGGAGCAAGGTGAGCAACTCGACGCCATTGTAATAGAAAGTGATATCGAGCAATTAAGCACGCGATCACCGCAAATGAGCGTGAACGCGCTATCAATCGAATCCATCAAAAAAATCCCTGTGGTATTAGGCGAAGTGGATTTGATCAAATCATTAACCTTATTACCAGGAGTAACAACAGCCGGTGAAGGCGCCAGCGGCTTTAACGTACGTGGTGGTGCGGCAGATCAAAACCTAGTGCTACTGGACGAGGCAACATTATATGGTAGCGATCACCTTTTCGGATTCTTTTCGGTTTTTAATCCAGATGCTATTAAAGATTTAAAATTATACAAAGGCGGAATTCCAGCGCGATATGGCGGTCGAGTTTCCAGTGTGCTTGATATTTATCAGCGTGATGGGAATAAGACTAGGTTGAGCGGTACTGGTGGTATTGGAATTGTATCCAGTCGACTCCTTCTAGAAGGTCCTATCCAAAAAGATAAATCTTCCTTTTTAGTAGGTGGTCGTAGTAGTTATGCGCACTTGTTTTTTCCTTTGTTTGGACTGGAGAATCAGGCTTATTTCTATGATTTAAATGCTAAGGTTTCCTTCAATCTCGATGATAGGAACCGGCTGTATGGGTCGGCTTATTTTGGTCGTGATGTGTTTGAGGTGAATGAATTGTTTGGGAACACCTTTGGGAACTCGTTTGTGAACCTGCGGTGGAATCATATTATCAATGATAAGTGGTTCAGCAATGCGTCTGCAATATTTTCTGATTACAATTATGCGTTGGAATTGGAATTTGTTGAGTTCGAATTCTTTAGCGGTATTACCAACTTCAATCTGAAATACGATTTAACTCATTTTGCTACTGACAAAGCGAAATTGCGCTACGGAATCAATTCTATTTACTACGAATTTGATCCAGGTAAAATTGTTCCGACAACACCTACCAGTCCCATCAATGAAGCTCAGCTCACCAAAAAGTACGCCTGGGAAAACGCAGCCTACATCGATGGTGAGTTCAAATTAACAGACAAGCTGAATGTTAATGCTGGCTTGCGCCTTACTTCATTTACAAGATTGGGTCAGGATGTTATCAATGTTTATGAGAATGATCAACCGCTGTTGTTTAATCAAGAACAAGGTGTTTATCAAAGTGCAGAGCCTATTACCAGAATTCTCAGCAGCCGCGATGAGGTTTTGGAAAGCTTTGTAAATCTTGAGCCTAGATTATCTGCGTCCTACAGTCTCAATGATAACACTAGTATCAAAGCAAGCTACCAGCGTATCAATCAATACATTCATCTGATTTCTAATACCACAGCTCCTACTCCATTTGACCTATATGCTCCTAGCGGTAATTTCATCAAACCCCAAAAAGGTGATCAAGTCGCGGTCGGTTTTTTTAAAAATATAGGTGACTATTCCGTAGAGCTGGAATCGTTCTATAAAACGGTAGATAATCGATTGGATTATATCGATGGCGCTGATCTTATTGCTCAAGAAGCGGTAGAATCCATTTTGCTTTCTGGAGAAGCTAGAGCTTATGGACTGGAGTTATTATTGCGTAAGAACAAAGGCAGACTTCAAGGCTGGATTGCCTATACACTTTCCAAAAGTGAGCAAAGAACACCAGGAAGAAATGCGTTGGAACCAGGAATCAACAATGGCGAGTGGTACAATGCACCATGGGATAAAACCCATGATTTGACCATTACTGCTAATTATGAATGGACTGAAAAGTGGAGTTTTGGCTCCAACTTTACGTTGCAAACCGGTCAACCGGTCACCTTTCCAAATGGTCAATATGAATTCAATGGATTGTTCGTTCCAACCTTTGAATCGCGTAATGCCAGTAGGCTGCCTATAATTCACAGGTTGGACGTATCTGCCACCTACGTTCCAAAACCAGAGAAAACCAAAGGCTGGCAAGGCAGTTGGGTATTCAGTTTATACAATGCCTATGACAGGAGAAATGCGGCGAGCATCAGCTTTGGAGAAAATGATGATACGGCGCGCAATGAGGCTACAAGGCTAGCGATATTTGGAATCGTTCCAGCAGTAACGTATAACTTTAAATTCTGATGATGAAAAAGTGGTTTTTAATATTCGTGCTGGCAATTAGTTTCACTCAGTGTGAAGATGTGATTGATGTAGACCTTAATACTGCAGATTCTAGACTCGTCATTGATGCTCGGTTGGAATTAATGGGTGATGGAACCAGCCGCAATGCTGTGCGACTCACAAGATCATCTGCTTTTTTTGAAGAAGTAAATCCAGTTGTAAGTGATGCCAGCGTGCAGGTTATTGTCAACAATGGCATCTCATTCCCATTTAGATTTGACGAACAACGTAATCTATATGTTAATAATAATCTCAATTTACAGGAAGGTGCTAATTACACGCTAGAAATAGTGGATGGTAACAATTCCTATAGAGCAAACCAGCGATTGATATCTACGGTACCTCTATCAAATATTGAACAAACCGAGGTGGATGGTTTTGGCGATTTTACACAAATCACCGCATTTTTTCAGGATCCGGAAGGTTTAGGCAATTATTACTTATTCACTTATGACGATCCCAATAACTTCCAGTTGGATGTTTCTGATGATGAATTTATCGATGGTAATTTGACTCCAACGAGCTTTTTTATTGAAGAACTCGAGCCGGGAACTGACATCAGATTATCCATAACTGGCATTGATTCTCAAGCCTTTCAATTTTTTGAAACGCTTATACAGCAAACCGATGATAGTGGTGGTGGACCATTTGACACGCAACCAGCGATTGTCAAAGGGAATGTTTTCAATGAGCGCAATCCAGATCGTTTTCCATTCGGTTACTTTAGGGTAGCACAAGTGTATGAACTCAATTATGTGAGTGAATAAATTTGTTATTGCTAACTTATAAACTCGACACTTTGTTCAAGAGGTAGTCTAACTTTCTTCATGCTGGCAAAAGGATCATCAGGACTGCGATGACCTACCGGTAGCATCAAGACAGATTTTAAATTTTTATTAGGCAAGTCCAATAATTCATCGATTTTTTGAGGCAAGAAACCTTCCA
Protein-coding sequences here:
- a CDS encoding GIY-YIG nuclease family protein, with amino-acid sequence MFNSFHIYILECADGKLYTGITSNLERRLLEHQTGYRETAYTFSRRPVKLVFQEAIGDLFQALHYEKRIKKWSASKKRALINGDFDRLKLLALCQNDSSSAFVSSDYVPKKLRGR
- a CDS encoding patatin-like phospholipase family protein codes for the protein MAQKIGLALAGGGARASAHIGVLQALNEHDIFPDEISGASAGAMIGALYCHGYSPLEILELSMQEEFVRIFKFQLLTREWNRLSMLKRLLQKHLPENSFEAMKIPLHVCVTNLNKGVSEYLKDGDLTTSIIASCAVPVIFKPVIFNNTTYVDGGVLNNLPVEPLMNRGMKTMGVSICPHEELETIKGIREISERVFQLNVWSNTEHRLRQCDVALEVEDSFTYGMFDVKKSEELFKIGYDCAMKQMPQIIEGLS
- a CDS encoding phosphatase PAP2 family protein, whose translation is MRICLFLLFIFFAASLQAQQNFTVDRGDTNLWQDFTYDMGNVFQGVGFAYSRPLYWDGGDALIAGGVAATTFGIFLIDDDINREFLSHRDQVPPLLLDYGNYAGAPQNNYGLTGAIYLTGLFTRNEKLRRTGVLLISSATATGFFQQLTKSATGRARPGGNFGKNHFKPFGGESVYRSFPSGHAVLTFTNAHVIAKQFDNAWVKAGIYTIGAIPGLSRIYDNQHWASDVFLSWALSYFMVEAIDLYLDRKYEQKYNDDRVGKPSLDLNFSLTSVGVSYSF
- a CDS encoding YgjV family protein, which translates into the protein MEFNLTEVIGYLASLFVLLSFFNKDLRKLRIVNSVGCGLFVVYGILLGSIPIILTNVAILMVNAYYLFIKKENIRPEEELEN
- a CDS encoding helix-turn-helix domain-containing protein; amino-acid sequence: MKQPQLGDYIANLRKEQGLTQEELVELCNINVRTIQRIEAGDVTPRNYTIKNILQALGSSYDEITQELHEKPKAEQAPENMLKNPKNGLWIAIAGMAYVLTSLPLTMIDLSLNFFDHALVTSNNRFFIAVLYCILAILFYLGFSFNLKFKSPLLKISAIVYLIALLFAEILFMDMYNSSVNASFDAFNIGMSIVISILFAIAIGLLSIPFIQNRGRFSRPYKYLGYLLIIAAAFNLTVLLFPIGSLLVTLFEVMIVIYFIQNHKAFAKAKNPD
- a CDS encoding NAD(P)H-dependent flavin oxidoreductase translates to MTGTALIDRLSLPVVAAPMFLISGPDLVIECCKNGIVGTFPALNQRSTEGFEEWLFQIETELKKWEEETGKKAAPYGVNLIVHGSNPRLEADLKVCMKHKVPLIITSLGAVKDVVNAVHSYGGLVFHDVIKKRHAEKAQEAGVDGLILVCAGAGGHAGTLNPMPFIREVRSFFDGVIMLSGAMSSGQDVASALQMGADLAYMGTRFINTNESKATDEYRQMIIEAGSSDVVYTAAISGVSANFLGASLHAAGITEEQLKATGKIDFGKEMDTEAKAWKTIWSAGQGVATIKDTVPAHELIDRLKSEFKTAIEMQVENLKRFS
- a CDS encoding TonB-dependent receptor — its product is MKWLVVMMMFLAFAKANSQKYTLSGTVTEASNGETLLNVNILIPELGTGTISNEYGFYSITLDAGSYEIVYSSIGFQTVTRTVVLDQNLQLSIKMTEQGEQLDAIVIESDIEQLSTRSPQMSVNALSIESIKKIPVVLGEVDLIKSLTLLPGVTTAGEGASGFNVRGGAADQNLVLLDEATLYGSDHLFGFFSVFNPDAIKDLKLYKGGIPARYGGRVSSVLDIYQRDGNKTRLSGTGGIGIVSSRLLLEGPIQKDKSSFLVGGRSSYAHLFFPLFGLENQAYFYDLNAKVSFNLDDRNRLYGSAYFGRDVFEVNELFGNTFGNSFVNLRWNHIINDKWFSNASAIFSDYNYALELEFVEFEFFSGITNFNLKYDLTHFATDKAKLRYGINSIYYEFDPGKIVPTTPTSPINEAQLTKKYAWENAAYIDGEFKLTDKLNVNAGLRLTSFTRLGQDVINVYENDQPLLFNQEQGVYQSAEPITRILSSRDEVLESFVNLEPRLSASYSLNDNTSIKASYQRINQYIHLISNTTAPTPFDLYAPSGNFIKPQKGDQVAVGFFKNIGDYSVELESFYKTVDNRLDYIDGADLIAQEAVESILLSGEARAYGLELLLRKNKGRLQGWIAYTLSKSEQRTPGRNALEPGINNGEWYNAPWDKTHDLTITANYEWTEKWSFGSNFTLQTGQPVTFPNGQYEFNGLFVPTFESRNASRLPIIHRLDVSATYVPKPEKTKGWQGSWVFSLYNAYDRRNAASISFGENDDTARNEATRLAIFGIVPAVTYNFKF
- a CDS encoding DUF4249 domain-containing protein, which codes for MKKWFLIFVLAISFTQCEDVIDVDLNTADSRLVIDARLELMGDGTSRNAVRLTRSSAFFEEVNPVVSDASVQVIVNNGISFPFRFDEQRNLYVNNNLNLQEGANYTLEIVDGNNSYRANQRLISTVPLSNIEQTEVDGFGDFTQITAFFQDPEGLGNYYLFTYDDPNNFQLDVSDDEFIDGNLTPTSFFIEELEPGTDIRLSITGIDSQAFQFFETLIQQTDDSGGGPFDTQPAIVKGNVFNERNPDRFPFGYFRVAQVYELNYVSE